Proteins encoded by one window of Shewanella avicenniae:
- the nhaR gene encoding transcriptional activator NhaR — translation MSHLNYNHLYYFWMVNKKGSVTKAAETLCLTPQTITGQIRAFEERLNGAVFKRNGRKLEPTELGELVFRYADKMFALSYEMLDVLNYRQDNSVLFEVGVADALSKTLVGKVLMSVMPLDGTTKIACYEATHEGLMERLRAHKLDVILSDCAGDSLKYTEILSKKLGESDIAFFYHLPMARPFPACLLDAPLLIPSKKSSLGQQLYQWFDELDLSITIAGEFDDAAMMREFGYMGRGIFVAPAIYTQDIVARGMQLLGTAAEIKEEYHLIFAERMIQHPSVKLLLNSDFTGLFSGHDSPI, via the coding sequence ATGTCGCATTTGAACTATAACCATCTTTATTATTTTTGGATGGTGAATAAGAAAGGTTCTGTGACCAAAGCCGCCGAAACACTTTGCTTAACTCCGCAAACCATTACTGGGCAGATCCGCGCCTTTGAGGAACGTCTTAACGGCGCGGTTTTTAAACGTAATGGGCGCAAATTAGAACCCACAGAACTGGGTGAACTGGTATTTCGCTACGCCGATAAGATGTTTGCCCTGTCGTATGAGATGCTTGATGTACTGAACTATCGTCAAGATAACAGTGTGTTGTTTGAGGTGGGCGTTGCAGACGCCTTGTCTAAAACGCTGGTGGGCAAAGTCTTGATGTCAGTGATGCCGCTCGATGGCACCACAAAAATTGCCTGTTACGAGGCAACTCATGAAGGACTGATGGAACGCTTACGTGCACATAAACTTGATGTGATTTTATCGGACTGTGCTGGGGACTCGTTAAAGTACACCGAGATTCTGTCAAAAAAATTGGGTGAGAGTGATATCGCCTTTTTTTACCACCTACCGATGGCTAGGCCATTTCCCGCCTGCTTACTTGATGCGCCGTTATTAATTCCAAGTAAAAAATCGTCACTCGGGCAGCAGTTATATCAATGGTTTGATGAGTTAGATCTGTCCATCACAATTGCTGGTGAATTTGATGATGCGGCGATGATGCGCGAATTTGGCTATATGGGGCGGGGGATTTTTGTCGCGCCTGCGATTTACACCCAAGATATTGTCGCACGTGGCATGCAGTTGCTGGGCACTGCGGCCGAAATTAAAGAAGAGTACCATCTGATTTTTGCTGAGCGTATGATTCAGCATCCATCGGTTAAGTTATTGCTGAACAGTGATTTTACCGGATTGTTTTCAGGTCACGATTCGCCGATTTGA
- the rpoE gene encoding RNA polymerase sigma factor RpoE, whose protein sequence is MSGQISDQQLVERVQRGDKNAFNLLVQKYQSKVINLISRYVRNQADVADVAQEAFIKAYRALPNFRGESAFYTWLYRIAVNTAKNHLVSQGRRTPSNDVDADEAEFYDGSDALKEFASPERLMLSDEIKKVVFDTLESLPEELKMAISLRELDGMSYEEIANVMDCPVGTVRSRIFRAREAIDKKLQPLLER, encoded by the coding sequence ATGAGTGGACAGATAAGTGATCAACAACTCGTTGAACGAGTGCAACGCGGCGATAAGAATGCATTTAACCTGCTGGTACAGAAATACCAGAGTAAGGTAATCAATTTAATATCGCGTTATGTCCGCAACCAAGCGGATGTGGCAGATGTGGCGCAGGAAGCCTTTATTAAAGCTTACCGAGCATTGCCCAATTTCCGTGGTGAGAGTGCGTTCTATACTTGGTTGTACAGAATTGCTGTGAATACAGCGAAGAACCATCTGGTATCTCAAGGGCGGCGAACGCCGAGTAATGATGTTGATGCCGATGAAGCAGAGTTTTATGACGGTAGTGATGCCCTAAAGGAGTTTGCTTCTCCTGAACGGTTAATGTTGTCAGACGAAATCAAGAAAGTCGTGTTTGACACCTTAGAGTCACTGCCCGAAGAGTTAAAAATGGCGATATCTTTACGTGAGCTTGATGGTATGAGCTACGAAGAGATTGCCAATGTGATGGATTGCCCAGTAGGTACTGTTCGTTCACGTATTTTCCGGGCGCGTGAAGCCATCGACAAAAAACTTCAGCCGTTGCTGGAGCGATAA
- a CDS encoding FAD assembly factor SdhE, whose amino-acid sequence MTEQMSFARVRWACRRGMLELDVLFQPFVENHYQAMSEMDQATFVRLLECEDPELFAWFMGHKQCPDAELAEMVVRVRGRAAP is encoded by the coding sequence ATGACGGAACAGATGAGTTTTGCTCGTGTTAGATGGGCATGCCGTCGTGGTATGTTGGAGCTGGATGTGTTATTCCAGCCTTTTGTAGAAAATCACTATCAAGCGATGTCAGAAATGGATCAAGCGACATTTGTTCGCCTACTGGAATGCGAAGATCCTGAGTTGTTTGCCTGGTTTATGGGCCATAAACAATGCCCTGATGCGGAACTGGCTGAGATGGTTGTGCGAGTTCGCGGGCGTGCAGCGCCATAG
- the nadB gene encoding L-aspartate oxidase translates to MKQAVEHLTDVLIIGSGAAGLTLALHLAPHCKVTVLSKGPLNEGSTYYAQGGIASVFDVEDTIESHVADTLVAGAGLCDKAAVTFTAENAKAAMQWLIECGVAFDKDEHPDGTIDESHYHLTQEGGHSHRRILHAADATGKEVQTTLQQQAKSHPNITVLERYNAVDLITTRKLGRSGNRVLGAYVWNRAQERVETIKARFVALSTGGSSKVYQYTSNPDVSSGDGIAMAWRAGCRVANMEFNQFHPTCLYHAEARNFLLTEALRGEGAYLLRPDGTRFMPEYDERAELAPRDIVARAIDHQMKKLGADCVYLDISHKDSEFIKKHFPTIYRRCLELGIDITEQPIPVVPAAHYTCGGVMTDLHGQTDLNGLYAIGETAYTGLHGANRLASNSLLECLVFARAAAQDIESQLTKQAQEVDIPAWDESKVSNSDEEVVIAHNWHELRLFMWDYVGIVRSNKRLERALRRVTMLQQEIDEYYSNFRVSNNLLELRNLVQVSELIIRCAMQRKESRGLHYNIDYPNKIDNPKPSILQPD, encoded by the coding sequence ATGAAACAAGCCGTTGAACACCTCACAGACGTGTTGATCATTGGCAGTGGTGCCGCCGGTCTGACACTTGCGTTACATCTCGCTCCGCACTGTAAAGTCACTGTATTATCGAAAGGCCCACTTAATGAAGGTTCGACCTATTATGCACAAGGGGGTATTGCGTCAGTATTCGACGTCGAGGATACCATAGAATCCCATGTGGCTGACACTTTGGTCGCTGGTGCGGGCTTGTGTGATAAAGCCGCGGTGACCTTCACCGCCGAGAATGCCAAAGCCGCGATGCAATGGCTGATAGAGTGCGGTGTTGCGTTCGATAAAGACGAACATCCAGACGGTACGATTGATGAAAGCCACTATCACCTGACACAAGAAGGTGGTCACAGCCATCGACGCATTTTGCATGCGGCCGATGCAACCGGCAAAGAAGTGCAAACCACGCTGCAGCAGCAAGCCAAATCACATCCAAATATTACCGTCCTTGAACGCTACAACGCAGTGGATTTGATTACCACCCGTAAGCTTGGTCGCTCAGGCAATCGGGTATTAGGCGCTTATGTGTGGAATCGTGCACAAGAACGGGTTGAAACCATCAAAGCGCGTTTTGTGGCGTTATCAACCGGCGGCTCATCTAAGGTATATCAATACACCTCGAACCCTGATGTGTCCTCGGGTGACGGCATCGCTATGGCGTGGCGTGCCGGCTGTCGAGTGGCCAACATGGAATTTAACCAATTTCACCCAACCTGTTTATATCATGCCGAAGCGCGAAACTTTTTGCTGACAGAAGCGTTGCGCGGTGAAGGCGCCTACCTACTACGCCCAGACGGTACTCGCTTTATGCCTGAGTATGATGAACGCGCTGAATTAGCGCCACGGGATATTGTGGCGCGCGCCATCGACCATCAAATGAAAAAGCTCGGCGCCGACTGTGTCTATCTTGATATCTCACACAAAGATAGCGAGTTTATTAAAAAGCATTTCCCAACCATTTACCGCCGCTGTCTCGAATTAGGCATAGATATTACTGAGCAGCCGATCCCAGTCGTGCCCGCCGCGCATTATACCTGCGGTGGTGTGATGACCGATTTGCACGGTCAAACTGATCTCAATGGCTTATATGCCATCGGTGAGACTGCGTACACTGGGCTACATGGTGCAAACCGCTTGGCCAGTAATTCACTGCTTGAATGTTTAGTCTTCGCGCGCGCAGCGGCGCAGGACATCGAAAGTCAATTAACCAAGCAAGCGCAAGAAGTAGATATTCCCGCCTGGGATGAAAGCAAAGTCTCTAACTCTGATGAAGAAGTGGTCATTGCCCATAACTGGCATGAACTCCGCCTGTTTATGTGGGACTATGTAGGGATTGTACGTTCCAACAAACGCCTTGAGCGTGCGCTGCGCCGGGTCACTATGCTGCAACAAGAGATTGATGAGTATTACAGCAACTTTAGAGTGAGTAACAACTTACTTGAGCTTCGTAACTTGGTGCAGGTGTCGGAATTAATCATTCGCTGTGCAATGCAACGCAAAGAGAGTCGCGGCTTACATTACAACATCGATTATCCGAACAAAATCGACAACCCGAAACCGTCAATTCTACAGCCAGATTAA
- a CDS encoding protein YgfX, which yields MQRHSFHLASSLCQQLSFLLLAAALLSSFWLWPDIKAAFYLPLKYLLFTAVVIALVWQFRQLKKWQLTFSLDEYGRGLQPSGAQFSVGDKLWVSPWLTIFFMQKDGQKLPILLFADMFSGDDYRHLCRLLLNRRPSPTQPEI from the coding sequence GTGCAGCGCCATAGTTTTCATTTAGCATCATCATTATGCCAGCAGTTGAGTTTTCTATTGCTGGCTGCTGCGCTGCTCAGTAGCTTCTGGCTTTGGCCTGATATCAAAGCAGCATTCTATCTCCCTCTAAAATATCTACTATTTACAGCAGTAGTCATTGCACTAGTGTGGCAGTTTAGGCAGCTTAAAAAATGGCAACTGACATTTTCCCTCGATGAATATGGCAGGGGCCTTCAGCCCAGTGGTGCGCAGTTCTCGGTGGGAGACAAGCTGTGGGTGTCACCTTGGTTGACGATCTTTTTTATGCAAAAGGATGGACAAAAACTGCCCATCCTTTTATTTGCGGATATGTTCAGTGGTGATGATTATCGTCATCTTTGCCGATTACTGCTGAATCGACGCCCATCACCCACCCAACCAGAGATTTAA
- a CDS encoding sigma-E factor negative regulatory protein gives MEKFGQEWVSAVVDGETDSHALAELASDKASHEKWRNYHMIGDAMRGELPETIDLDLTARIAEAIELEPTVIAPVTQTEVQPAAIVVQGNTAKVVPFYKQFGQYAIAATVAMMAIVGVQNMNQEQAAPDTGVPALVTRPLLGSASPVSYQGPAAQQQGYTNEQLRDQSQRINSYLQDHLLQQRLNAAAVVNNNKEETPAPANR, from the coding sequence ATGGAAAAATTTGGTCAAGAGTGGGTCTCTGCGGTAGTGGATGGTGAAACCGATTCACACGCCCTAGCTGAGCTTGCTAGCGACAAAGCTTCTCATGAAAAGTGGCGCAATTACCATATGATTGGTGATGCGATGAGAGGTGAACTTCCAGAGACAATTGATTTGGATCTTACTGCGCGTATCGCTGAAGCCATTGAACTAGAGCCAACAGTGATTGCACCTGTGACCCAAACTGAAGTGCAACCTGCCGCAATCGTGGTGCAGGGCAATACCGCCAAAGTGGTGCCGTTTTACAAGCAGTTTGGTCAATACGCGATTGCCGCGACCGTGGCGATGATGGCGATTGTTGGTGTACAAAACATGAATCAAGAGCAAGCGGCGCCAGATACTGGTGTGCCTGCACTGGTTACGCGTCCGCTGCTTGGTAGTGCATCACCTGTGAGCTACCAAGGCCCTGCGGCTCAGCAACAAGGTTACACTAATGAGCAGTTGCGCGACCAAAGCCAACGCATCAATAGCTACCTGCAAGATCATTTATTACAGCAAAGATTGAATGCAGCAGCCGTTGTGAATAACAATAAAGAGGAAACTCCAGCTCCGGCAAACCGTTAA